In Erigeron canadensis isolate Cc75 chromosome 7, C_canadensis_v1, whole genome shotgun sequence, one DNA window encodes the following:
- the LOC122607235 gene encoding membrane steroid-binding protein 2-like: MAAIYTTLTNTITEYTGLSPAAFFTISAMMFVVYKVVSSMFVAADDYVAVKRDQEFILREPVQIGEMTEDELRPYNGSDPTKPLLMAIKGKIYDVSRSRMFYGPGGPYALFAGRDASRALALMSFEPSDLTGNIDGLAPSELEVLEDWEAKFEEKYVKVGQLVSEKTSVPVEEKLDTPVEENVEQDHTKED; encoded by the exons ATGGCGGCGATATATACAACGTTAACAAACACAATAACAGAATACACAGGACTATCACCAGCAGCCTTTTTCACAATATCTGCTATGATGTTTGTTGTATATAAAGTTGTATCTAGTATGTTTGTTGCAGCTGATGATTACGTGGCTGTCAAACGTGACCAGGAGTTCATACTTCGTGAACCGGTTCAAATCGGTGAGATGACCGAAGATGAACTCAGACCATATAATGGTTCTGATCCTACTAAACCTTTGTTGATGGCTATTAAAGGAAAAATTTATGATGTTTCTCGCTCTAG GATGTTCTATGGCCCTGGTGGACCATACGCATTATTTGCTGGTCGGGATGCTAGCAGAGCCTTAGCTCTAATGTCATTTGAGCCTTCTGACCTTACCGGGAATATTGACGGTCTGGCGCCATCCGAGCTTGAAGTTCTAGAAGACTGGGAGGCCAAGTTTGAGGAGAAGTATGTTAAGGTTGGGCAGTTGGTGTCAGAAAAAACATCAGTGCCTGTTGAAGAAAAGCTGGACACGCCTGTCGAAGAAAATGTGGAACAAGATCACACTAAAGAAGATTAA
- the LOC122607957 gene encoding UPF0161 protein At3g09310: MALVWSFHAPPKPIIITTTTSNNTRLSLPRSFRSRYGRGRFYLSVVNELGKQSDPTTSPGNDNEDFGVKVALSVLRFYKSEISPLLPKSCRYIPTCSEYSMIAYKKYGVAKGSILTVWRICRCNPLGGSGFDPPRWFDEPSPPEPEE, from the exons ATGGCGCTAGTTTGGTCCTTTCACGCTCCTCCCAAACCCATCATCATAACCACCACCACTTCTAATAACACCCGACTTTCTCTGCCTCGCTCTTTCCGTTCG aGATATGGTCGCGGTCGTTTTTATCTTTCGGTTGTTAACGAGTTGGGTAAACAATCTGACCCTACTACGTCGCCGG GGAATGACAATGAAGATTTCGGAGTCAAAGTGGCGTTGTCTGTGCTGAGGTTCTACAAAA GTGAAATCTCGCCATTACTGCCAAAAAGCTGCCGCTACATTCCAACGTGTAGTGAGTATTCCATGATTGCTTACAAAAAGTATGGTGTGGCTAAAGGCTCGATCTTGACTGTCTGGCGGATTTGTCGTTGCAATCCTCTAG GTGGGTCGGGATTTGATCCTCCAAGATGGTTTGATGAGCCGAGTCCACCAGAACCAGAAGAATGA
- the LOC122608398 gene encoding ABSCISIC ACID-INSENSITIVE 5-like protein 3 produces the protein MGTQTQKHMMDDGLMLSRQGSTTLYNLTLDEVQQQLGDLGKPFSSMNLDELLKTVNHPNDYTDLDSGITKKTVDEVWRSIQMGQKDIKNGGDGGGSVSDGTGSGFKNGGDGNRQGTLGEMTLEDFLVKAGVVADSSGEKKESEEMSVVDMQGGEWMNMNYPQMPMIEQQQSLVMGGHYPVQQQSAGLGAGSGVMDVGYMSRTPLMGSLSDAHMTGRKRSASGGVIEKSVERRQKRMIKNRESAARSRARKQAYTQELENKISRLEEENEKLRREKEVEKVLPCVPPPKPKIQLRRTTSASF, from the exons ATGGGTACTCAAACACAAAAACATATGATGGATGATGGGTTAATGTTGTCAAGACAAGGGTCTactactttatataatttaacattAGATGAAGTGCAACAGCAGCTAGGTGATTTAGGAAAGCCTTTTAGTAGTATGAATCTTGATGAGCTTCTTAAAACTGTTAATCATCCGAATGACTATACGGATCTTGATTCGGGGATCACGAAAAAGACGGTTGACGAGGTGTGGAGAAGTATTCAAATGGGTCAGAAAGATATTAAgaatggtggtgatggtggtggtagtgtTAGTGATGGGACTGGGAGTGGTTTTAAGAATGGTGGTGATGGGAACAGACAAGGGACTCTTGGTGAGATGACGCTCGAGGACTTTTTGGTGAAGGCGGGAGTGGTTGCGGATTCGAGTGGCGAGAAGAAGGAAAGTGAGGAAATGAGTGTTGTTGACATGCAAGGAGGAGAGTGGATGAACATGAATTACCCTCAAATGCCGATGATTGAGCAGCAACAAAGTTTAGTTATGGGAGGGCATTATCCAGTTCAGCAGCAAAGTGCGGGTTTGGGTGCTGGTAGCGGTGTGATGGATGTGGGATATATGTCACGGACTCCTCTGATGGGAAGTTTATCGGATGCACATATGACTGGAAGGAAACGATCGGCTTCTGGAGGTGTGATTGAGAAGAGCGTGGAAAGGAGGCAAAAGAGGATGATTAAGAATAGGGAGTCTGCTGCACGGTCACGAGCAAGAAAACAG GCTTACACCCAAGAGTTGGAGAATAAAATTTCACGTTTGGAAGAGGAAAACGAAAAGCTCAGGAGGGAGAAG GAGGTGGAGAAGGTTTTACCATGTGTACCGCCCCCCAAACCAAAGATTCAACTCAGAAGAACAACCTCAGCTTCTTTCTGA
- the LOC122607523 gene encoding probable protein S-acyltransferase 4, which yields MAEEKQKAKRLYQVWKGSNRFFCGGRLIFGPDVASLFLTIVLVAGPAISFCIKVYFNNLYGKDGKDGRFWYIVLFVAAALTCLDVLFLLLTSSRDPGIIPRNTEPPESDEAFDMNTPSMEWVNERTPHLRLPKTKEVNVNGHTVKIKYCDTCMLYRPPRASHCSICNNCVQKFDHHCPWVGQCIGQRNYRFFYMFISTSTVLCMYVFAFSWVHLTQFEEHILKAMSKDILSDVLIVYCFITVWFVGGLTVFHFYLICSNQTTYENFRYRYDKKENPYHKGIRRNLQEVFLSKIPPSLNDFRSFVCEDENIVIEATSSDLVRSSKEKIDIEMGNKYSESNDISLPEILQNLHYEDLEGNPKSKDGNVEMYAQPSPFLFEIEDDNCERKKCDEEIITHETETVRRV from the exons ATGGCAGAAGAGAAACAAAAGGCTAAAAGACTATATCAAGTTTGGAAAGGAAGCAat AGATTCTTTTGTGGGGGACGATTGATCTTTGGTCCTGATGTGGCATCTTTATTTTTGACCATAGTTCTAGTTGCAGGCCCTGCTATATCCTTCTGTATTAAAGTTTACTTTAACAATTTATATGGGAAAGATGGCAAAGATGGTCGTTTCTGGTACATTGTGCTGTTTGTTGCAGCCGCTCTCACTTGTCTG GATGTATTATTTCTTCTCTTGACGTCCAGTAGAGATCCTGGAATAATACCACGAAATACAGAACCGCCAGAATCTGATGAAGCATTTGATATGAACACTCCTTCTATGGAATGGGTCAACGAGAGAACTCCTCATTTGAGATTACCCAAAACTAAAGAAGTAAATGTGAATGGTCACACGGTTAAAATTAAATACTGCGACACATGTATGCTGTATCGTCCTCCCCGTGCCTCACATTGCTCCATCTGCAACAATTGTGTTCAAAAATTTGACCATCACTGTCCATGGGTTGGTCAGTGTATTGGACAA CGTAACTACAGGTTCTTCTACATGTTTATATCAACATCGACCGTCTTGTGCATGTATGTATTCGCGTTTTCATGGGTGCATCTCACTCAATTCGAGGAGCACATTTTAAAGGCTATGTCAAAAGACATCTTGTCAGATGTCCTCATTGTTTACTGCTTCATCACTGTTTGGTTTGTGGGTGGGCTTACAGTTTTCCACTTTTATCTTATTTGCTCAAACCAG ACAACATATGAAAATTTCCGATATCGATATGATAAAAAGGAGAATCCATATCACAAGGGAATAAGAAGGAACCTTCAAGAAGTCTTCTTGTCAAAGATCCCTCCATCATTGAATGATTTTCGGTCATTTGTGTGTGAAGATGAAAACATAGTGATAGAAGCAACAAGTTCAGACCTTGTTCGTTCCTCAAAAGAAAAGATTGACATTGAAATGGGAAATAAATATTCCGAATCAAATGATATTTCACTCCCTGAAATTTTACAAAATTTGCATTATGAGGATTTGGAGGGTAACCCGAAAAGTAAGGATGGGAATGTAGAGATGTATGCTCAaccatctccttttctttttgaGATAGAAGATGACAATTGTGAACGCAAGAAATGTGATGAAGAAATAATCACACATGAGACAGAAACGGTTCGTCGAGTATAG